In one Arthrobacter jinronghuae genomic region, the following are encoded:
- a CDS encoding 2-keto-3-deoxygluconate permease produces the protein MAAESLPKSRVPLFDGMNRIPGGLMLIPLILGSVVGTFFPAFLEMGSFTTALFADSALPLIAILIFATGMQITAKASGPVLATTGVVLLFKTIIPAALVAALGLMVGIDGILGISILALLASFDNSNGGLWLAFTGRYGDYRDRGAYMASAINDGPFFTLLFLGLSGLGNIPILILIAAIIPLALGFIVGNLDAKWTEVMRPVPNIVIPFFAFSLGTGIDLGAVLSGGIAGIFVGIAATLITGALVYLGYRFVLRRGAKSGVGIASATTAGNSIATPAIVAAADPAFAPYVDIATAQVASAVLVTAIFAPLLATWVLKRQGGLENPDPVPVAGEGRPGVEPAN, from the coding sequence ATGGCAGCCGAATCACTTCCCAAGTCCCGCGTCCCTCTTTTTGACGGTATGAACCGGATTCCCGGCGGTCTCATGCTTATTCCGTTGATTTTGGGTTCCGTTGTAGGAACTTTCTTCCCCGCTTTTCTTGAGATGGGCAGTTTCACCACCGCGTTGTTCGCGGATTCTGCCCTCCCGCTGATCGCCATCCTTATTTTCGCAACGGGCATGCAGATCACCGCCAAGGCTTCGGGACCTGTCCTGGCCACCACAGGCGTTGTCCTCCTGTTCAAAACAATCATCCCTGCCGCTCTTGTCGCAGCTCTGGGACTGATGGTGGGTATTGACGGCATCTTGGGCATCTCGATCCTTGCCCTACTGGCATCCTTCGATAACAGCAATGGAGGATTGTGGCTGGCCTTCACGGGCCGCTACGGTGATTACCGCGATCGCGGCGCCTATATGGCTTCCGCCATCAATGACGGGCCGTTCTTCACCCTTCTTTTCCTAGGTCTCTCCGGTCTGGGCAACATCCCTATCCTGATTCTGATTGCCGCCATCATCCCGCTCGCTCTGGGTTTCATTGTCGGAAACCTGGACGCCAAGTGGACTGAGGTCATGCGGCCGGTGCCCAACATCGTCATCCCGTTCTTCGCTTTCTCGCTCGGAACCGGAATTGACCTCGGAGCGGTCCTTTCGGGCGGCATCGCCGGGATCTTCGTCGGCATTGCCGCTACCTTGATCACGGGCGCCCTTGTATATCTGGGCTATCGCTTCGTCCTGCGCCGAGGCGCGAAGTCCGGCGTGGGCATCGCTTCCGCCACCACGGCCGGAAATTCCATTGCGACACCGGCGATCGTTGCCGCAGCAGATCCGGCATTCGCCCCATACGTAGACATAGCCACCGCCCAAGTCGCATCCGCCGTTCTGGTCACCGCCATTTTCGCCCCACTGCTCGCCACCTGGGTGCTCAAGCGACAGGGCGGCCTGGAAAATCCCGATCCTGTGCCGGTTGCTGGAGAGGGCCGGCCGGGCGTGGAACCGGCAAACTGA